A genomic stretch from Helianthus annuus cultivar XRQ/B chromosome 1, HanXRQr2.0-SUNRISE, whole genome shotgun sequence includes:
- the LOC110898696 gene encoding DNA-directed RNA polymerase subunit alpha, whose protein sequence is MAKAIPKKGSRGRISSRKSIRKIPKGVIRIQASFNNTIVTVTDVRGRVVSWSSAGTCGFQGTRRGTPFAAQTAAANAIRAVVDQGMQQAEVMIKGPSLGRDAALRAIRRNGQADTIGIAMRRALLGEIEGTCITRAKSEKISHEYATIMGIQESVHEILMNLKEIVLRSNLYGTCEASICVRGPGYVTAQDIILPPYVEIVDNTQHIASLTEPIELVIGLQIEKNRG, encoded by the exons ATGGCAAAAGCTATACCGAAAAAGGGTTCACGTGGACGTATTAGTTCGCGTAAGAGTATACGTAAAATACCAAAGGGGGTTATTCGTATTCAAGCAAGTTTCAATAATACCATTGTGACTGTTACAGATGTACGAGGGCGAGTGGTTTCTTGGTCCTCTGCCGGTACTTGTGGCTTCCAAGGTACAAGAAGAGGGACACCGTTTGCTGCTCAAACCGCAGCAGCAAATGCTATTCGTGCAGTAGTAGATCAAGGTATGCAACAAGCAGAAGTCATGATTAAAGGTCCCAGTCTTGGAAGAGACGCAGCATTACGAGCTATTCGCAGAAATG GTCAAGCAGACACAATAGGCATTGCGATGCGAAGAGCTTTGCTTGGAGAAATCGAAGGAACATGTATCACACGCGCAAAATCTGAGAAAATCTCACACGAATATGCTACCATAATGGGTATTCAAGAATCAGTACATGAAATTTTAATGAATTTGAAAGAAATCGTATTGAGAAGTAATCTCTATGGAACTTGTGAGGCGTCTATTTGTGTCAGGGGCCCTGGATATGTAACTGCTCAAGATATCATCTTACCGCCTTATGTAGAAATCGTCGATAATACACAACATATAGCTAGCTTGACGGAACCCATTGAGTTGGTTATTGGATTACAAATAGAGAAGAATCGTGGATAA
- the LOC110898681 gene encoding uncharacterized protein LOC110898681, whose protein sequence is MEMSPRHRANNASTSRSNRHRKKDTEFSMPYHKGIPDSNSNGSATTINTIKIDCIFNLDKRKEVIDKWNTEISLIIQTNSKEFSQAKALLLLLKHKSAGIIQNFIKGTTWDENLHGEDLFDQIINAIYMMFLGLDLITDKDRENQKMLEKARQNLAKAQLCDICLLDDFTCLYETNLYKLGTGEFHSWIDAYLMKIPIVGEKAKERWNKEKNQFTMHSLGFATRIVKEEIASYCDLSNKQKQLKRFNKDCCKKLAELPQLSFGCEPTKDKGYFKKKYKNKYKTKTKKRFWKSKKRKFSPGKYFSKEKPKVCPQGKKKCRCWICSEEGHYANECPNRQKFPEKIKFILEAELEGYFPSENIFDGYTQVYALEIRDNLSSSDSSIEDSE, encoded by the coding sequence ATGGAAATGTCTCCAAGACATAGAGCAAACAATGCTTCTACTAGCAGAAGTAACAGGCATAGAAAAAAGGACACGGAATTTTCCATGCCATACCATAAGGGTATACCCGATTCTAATAGTAATGGTAGTgcaactactattaatactattaaAATTGATTGTATCTTCAACCTCGACAAAAGAAAAGAGGTAATTGATAAATGGAACACTGAGATCAGTCTAATCATTCAGACTAATTCAAAAGAGTTTTCTCAGGCTaaggctttattattattattaaaacataAGTCTGCAGGAATTATACAAAACTTCATCAAAGGAACAACTTGGGATGAAAATTTACACGGTGAGGATCTTTTTGATCAAATTATAAATGCAATATATATGATGTTTTTAGGTCTCGACCTCATAACAGATAAAGACCGAGAAAATCAAAAAATGCTAGAAAAAGCAAGACAAAATCTTGCTAAAGCACAGCTTTGTGACATATGTCTTTTAGATGATTTCACTTGTCTTTATGAAACAAATTTATATAAATTAGGCACGGGTGAATTCCATTCATGGATTGATGCTTACCTAATGAAAATTCCCATCGTAGGAGAAAAGGCGAAAGAACGATGGAATAAGGAAAAGAATCAATTTACAATGCATTCCCTTGGGTTTGCTACAAGAATTGTTAAAGAAGAAATTGCATCCTATTGTGATCTTTCTAATAAACAAAAACAGTTAAAACGTTTTAATAAAGACTGTTGTAAAAAACTCGCTGAGTTACCACAATTATCTTTTGGTTGTGAACCAACAAAAGATAAAGGTTATttcaaaaagaaatacaaaaataaatataaaacaaaaactaaaaaacGTTTTTGGAAAAGCAAGAAAAGAAAATTTTCACCGGGAAAATACTTTTCTAAAGAAAAACCTAAGGTCTGTCCTCAAGGTAAGAAAAAATGTCGTTGCTGGATATGCTCCGAAGAAGGACATTATGCCAACGAATGTCCCAACCGACAAAAATTTCCGGAAAAGATAAAATTTATCTTAGAAGCCGAACTTGAGGGATATTTTCCTTCTGAAAATATTTTTGATGGCTATACGCAAGTATATGCATTAGAAATACGAGACAACTTGTCATCCTCTGACTCTTCTATAGAAGACTCAGAATGA